A part of Halodesulfovibrio marinisediminis DSM 17456 genomic DNA contains:
- a CDS encoding type IV secretory system conjugative DNA transfer family protein produces MSDKPKYGLGSINKHKFLWLLYPAILFLLALIAFSVATQQVAATYNYHPALNGMIFNGWYVPWAIIGWSQQFPEAANVIDDATLSGQLVFVVPLFTIFGLWQFFMRTPNLYKDLHGSACWAKEKDIQKAGLFADKGVYVGGWQDKENLRYLRHSGAEHILVFAPTRSGKGVGLVLPTLLSWKESLIALDIKGENWALTAGWRQKQGHRVLRFEPTDETASGARFNPLQEIRLHTAHAIADTQNIASMIVDPDGKGLKDYWNKAAFALLGGAILHCLIVTLQNKKRIANLSDLGLMLADPEKDNAILFQEMLVAEHATFLQEALGASKEEALSVQRFIASSAREMLNKADNELSGVVSTAVANLALYRDPIVAANTAECDFRIDDLMNYEAPVSLYLVIRPSDIDRLRPLIRLILNIILRRLTEDMEFEDGRSVAGYKHQLLLMMDEFTSLGRLEIFERSLAFMGGFGLKAYFIVQDLTQLHAAYSKDESIMSNCHVRIAYAPNKVETAKVLSDMTGKTTVVTKKTSLSGSRSGHLGRASVSVGETGRALLTPDECMRLPGAKKDANMQIIEAGDMLVFPAGFPPIYGKQILYFLDPVFSERAKVKAPLASDRLVPVKKKTAEDSSPVVYTVEPATTKASEPDVPEYNVEHEPVFEEEPTYDGEEPNYKEESCA; encoded by the coding sequence ATGTCGGACAAACCTAAATACGGACTTGGCAGTATTAACAAGCACAAGTTCCTCTGGCTTCTCTATCCTGCGATCCTGTTTCTTCTAGCTCTAATCGCCTTCAGTGTAGCCACGCAACAGGTGGCAGCAACATACAATTACCATCCAGCGCTTAACGGCATGATCTTCAACGGCTGGTATGTACCGTGGGCTATCATCGGCTGGAGCCAGCAGTTTCCAGAAGCCGCCAACGTCATTGATGACGCTACGCTCTCAGGTCAACTAGTGTTCGTGGTTCCGTTATTTACAATCTTCGGACTTTGGCAGTTCTTCATGCGAACACCAAACCTCTACAAAGATCTTCACGGATCAGCTTGTTGGGCAAAGGAAAAAGACATCCAGAAGGCAGGACTTTTCGCTGACAAGGGCGTGTACGTCGGCGGTTGGCAGGATAAAGAAAATCTTCGTTATCTTCGGCACAGTGGTGCAGAACACATCCTCGTGTTTGCCCCTACCCGATCAGGTAAAGGCGTCGGGCTTGTTTTGCCTACACTTCTGAGCTGGAAAGAAAGCCTCATTGCCCTCGATATTAAGGGGGAAAACTGGGCACTCACTGCCGGATGGAGACAAAAGCAAGGGCACAGAGTGTTACGCTTTGAGCCGACAGACGAAACCGCCAGCGGTGCGCGTTTCAATCCGCTACAAGAAATCCGCTTACACACTGCCCACGCGATCGCAGACACGCAGAACATCGCCAGCATGATCGTTGATCCAGACGGCAAAGGGTTAAAAGACTACTGGAACAAAGCCGCCTTTGCCCTTCTTGGCGGAGCTATTTTACATTGTCTGATTGTGACTCTTCAGAACAAAAAGCGCATTGCAAACCTAAGCGACCTTGGATTGATGCTCGCTGATCCAGAGAAAGATAACGCAATTCTCTTTCAAGAAATGCTTGTTGCTGAACATGCAACCTTCCTGCAGGAGGCACTCGGAGCAAGCAAAGAAGAAGCATTAAGCGTTCAACGCTTCATTGCATCCTCAGCTCGTGAAATGCTCAACAAGGCTGATAACGAGCTGTCTGGTGTTGTTTCGACTGCTGTTGCTAACCTTGCCCTCTATCGAGATCCAATCGTTGCCGCCAACACTGCGGAGTGCGACTTCCGAATTGATGATCTGATGAACTATGAGGCTCCGGTATCACTCTACTTGGTAATCCGCCCTTCAGATATCGATCGTCTTCGACCGTTAATCCGTCTTATCCTCAACATCATTCTGCGTCGTCTTACTGAAGACATGGAGTTTGAGGACGGACGTTCTGTTGCCGGCTACAAACATCAGCTCCTTCTCATGATGGATGAGTTCACCTCTCTCGGTCGTCTGGAAATCTTTGAACGCTCTCTAGCATTCATGGGTGGATTCGGTCTGAAAGCGTACTTCATCGTGCAGGACTTAACGCAGCTCCACGCAGCGTACTCCAAAGATGAAAGCATCATGAGTAACTGCCACGTGCGAATAGCCTACGCGCCCAACAAGGTCGAAACGGCAAAGGTGCTTTCTGATATGACCGGTAAAACAACGGTCGTCACAAAAAAGACATCTCTCTCCGGAAGCCGCTCCGGCCACCTTGGCCGAGCAAGCGTGAGTGTTGGTGAAACTGGCCGCGCTTTGCTTACTCCGGATGAATGCATGAGACTTCCTGGCGCAAAAAAAGACGCCAACATGCAGATCATTGAAGCCGGCGACATGCTCGTTTTCCCTGCCGGCTTTCCGCCAATCTACGGTAAGCAAATCCTCTACTTCCTCGATCCCGTGTTCTCTGAACGAGCAAAAGTCAAAGCACCGTTAGCCTCTGACCGCCTTGTTCCAGTGAAAAAGAAAACAGCAGAGGACAGTTCTCCAGTTGTCTACACGGTAGAGCCAGCCACAACAAAAGCCTCTGAACCGGACGTTCCAGAGTACAACGTGGAACATGAACCAGTCTTTGAAGAAGAGCCAACCTATGACGGTGAAGAACCGAACTATAAGGAGGAATCATGCGCGTAA
- a CDS encoding TrbI/VirB10 family protein encodes MSDEKKDPNGLERPKVKVVKLNRNLFYFLIFAAVGLFIFLAMEVDRSTTKTTIIQEQQKAPAPPDNKLPIENPDQSAGLAVPNDPPEEPQPVKEFDEYEPINIVQTTTRNPLLEQQRKEMAKLRQLKWQQQQQAFVSPLRSGNIPQQASQTQRSATVQQPLSAQAEVYPSAPPMPHLPEGAYNPADQKDKEAFLSKRSSGNSEWTLKHARTQGNPFELKTGAVIPGIMISGINSDLPGQLIGQVSQNVYDTATGKYLLIPQGSRMIGVYDSRVVAGQSRVLVAWNRIIFQDGSSITLGSMTGADMAGYSGFSDHTDNHYFQTFGTAALMSLISGVGAYASDTFKSDTASNNKPSLQDELGSALSSELGKSSQRLLQQNLNVQPTLTIRPGYRFNMVVQKDIVFSSPYKPWR; translated from the coding sequence ATGTCTGATGAAAAGAAAGATCCGAACGGTCTTGAGCGCCCAAAAGTTAAAGTTGTTAAGCTCAATCGCAATCTGTTTTACTTCCTTATTTTCGCTGCAGTCGGACTCTTTATCTTTCTGGCAATGGAAGTTGACAGATCCACTACCAAGACCACCATCATTCAGGAACAACAAAAAGCTCCAGCTCCTCCGGACAATAAACTTCCTATAGAAAATCCAGACCAATCCGCCGGTCTGGCAGTTCCCAATGATCCACCAGAAGAACCACAACCTGTAAAGGAATTCGATGAGTACGAACCGATCAATATCGTACAAACCACCACAAGAAATCCGCTATTAGAGCAGCAACGAAAGGAAATGGCTAAGCTGCGTCAGTTGAAATGGCAGCAACAGCAACAAGCCTTTGTTTCTCCACTCCGTTCTGGAAACATTCCGCAACAAGCGTCTCAAACTCAACGTTCAGCAACAGTTCAACAGCCTCTTTCTGCTCAAGCTGAGGTGTACCCAAGCGCACCGCCAATGCCTCATCTTCCAGAGGGCGCTTACAATCCAGCTGATCAGAAAGACAAAGAAGCGTTTCTTTCAAAACGCTCCTCCGGAAACTCTGAATGGACGTTGAAACACGCACGAACTCAGGGCAATCCCTTTGAGTTGAAAACTGGAGCGGTCATTCCTGGAATCATGATTTCAGGAATCAACTCAGACTTACCAGGGCAACTCATCGGGCAAGTATCACAGAACGTCTATGACACGGCTACAGGGAAATATCTCCTCATTCCTCAAGGGAGCCGGATGATCGGCGTCTATGACTCCAGAGTTGTTGCTGGTCAGTCCCGCGTCCTTGTTGCGTGGAACCGCATCATCTTTCAAGACGGATCTTCCATAACGCTCGGCTCAATGACGGGTGCAGACATGGCAGGCTACAGCGGTTTTTCCGACCACACAGACAACCACTACTTTCAAACCTTCGGTACTGCCGCGCTCATGAGTCTTATCTCAGGAGTTGGTGCCTATGCATCTGACACGTTCAAAAGCGACACAGCTTCAAACAATAAACCGTCTCTTCAGGACGAACTAGGCTCTGCCCTTTCAAGCGAACTGGGCAAATCCAGCCAAAGGCTGTTGCAGCAGAACCTCAACGTACAGCCGACCCTCACCATCCGCCCTGGCTACCGCTTCAATATGGTTGTTCAAAAAGACATTGTCTTCAGCAGCCCTTACAAACCGTGGAGATAA
- a CDS encoding phage tail protein: MKKRFLRTSAYLLASLAIIFAVSFANAGDSTSFNPTAVTVQVDSIGGVPIGSIIPWPSSTPPKDYLECNGQSFSAATYPKLKVALNGATTVPDYQDEFLRGASASRAVGSKQVDAIRNITGSFYAGEFNSLDGDPNAFTVMKGKGAFSSGGVTSIHGWGSQSGFHSDHTYRIDFKASDQVPTANENRPRNVAVMYIIRAK; this comes from the coding sequence ATGAAAAAACGTTTCTTACGCACCTCAGCGTATCTACTGGCATCACTGGCAATCATCTTTGCCGTTTCCTTCGCCAATGCTGGCGATTCAACGAGCTTTAACCCCACAGCAGTAACAGTACAGGTTGATTCCATTGGCGGCGTTCCAATCGGTAGCATCATTCCTTGGCCTTCTTCAACACCACCCAAAGACTACCTTGAATGTAACGGGCAATCTTTTTCAGCTGCGACATACCCCAAACTAAAAGTAGCTTTGAATGGAGCAACAACGGTTCCCGATTACCAAGATGAATTTCTTCGTGGCGCCAGTGCTAGCCGAGCCGTTGGGTCAAAACAAGTTGACGCAATCCGAAACATTACTGGCAGTTTTTATGCAGGCGAATTCAATTCGCTCGACGGTGATCCCAATGCCTTCACTGTTATGAAAGGCAAGGGAGCCTTTAGTTCAGGCGGAGTGACATCAATCCACGGCTGGGGAAGTCAGTCTGGATTTCATAGTGACCATACATATCGAATTGATTTTAAAGCCAGTGACCAAGTACCAACAGCAAACGAAAACCGTCCCCGCAACGTAGCTGTCATGTACATCATCCGCGCAAAATAG
- the pilV gene encoding shufflon system plasmid conjugative transfer pilus tip adhesin PilV gives MEKHKKPTPNAQSGFATVDVMAALLMLLILTPTLLGYIEDGLEKSKQRAIADHLSAVTKAVSKYTKEHRATLLAAATATASKEVPFNDVRSAGFLPPSFSNKNAWGQTYRIFVLEPESETLQAVVLTYGGRTHDTAKPKFASATVPATAALVGANGGFIPTGLLTGQSNQELRGAFSGWVLPLSATDIPVPPAGHLGSLVFYDQYDIRQDYLYRFAVPGKPELNEMRTELDMTSNAIRNVGEIQFAKHDTVPASFCDAPEDEGRVFLHKDYGLYICREQKAQTVADTGNTDLVRTTALAANGDRFKKPKCPEGTNTTPAIFVSPTIVAEGALAKPMVTFQSWALDLGDEWEVKLRVKTDEEEGYQFPTSNYARMNVQTYCAKDTND, from the coding sequence ATGGAAAAACATAAAAAGCCCACACCCAATGCGCAATCCGGTTTTGCAACCGTGGATGTCATGGCAGCACTGCTGATGCTTTTAATCCTGACACCTACCCTTTTGGGGTACATCGAGGACGGGCTGGAAAAGAGTAAGCAGCGCGCTATTGCAGATCACTTGTCCGCTGTCACAAAGGCAGTTTCCAAATATACCAAGGAGCACAGGGCAACACTGCTTGCAGCAGCCACAGCCACTGCATCAAAAGAAGTACCCTTCAATGACGTCCGCTCTGCCGGCTTTCTGCCACCTTCATTCTCAAACAAAAACGCATGGGGGCAGACATACCGGATTTTCGTCCTCGAACCTGAGTCGGAAACCCTGCAAGCCGTTGTTCTGACATACGGAGGCAGAACACACGACACAGCTAAACCCAAGTTTGCCAGTGCTACAGTGCCGGCAACAGCAGCACTTGTTGGAGCAAACGGAGGATTTATCCCCACAGGACTCCTAACAGGACAAAGTAATCAAGAACTTCGCGGAGCATTCAGTGGATGGGTATTACCTCTGTCAGCAACAGACATTCCTGTCCCGCCGGCTGGCCATCTTGGTTCACTTGTTTTCTATGACCAGTACGACATCAGGCAGGATTATCTCTACCGTTTCGCAGTGCCGGGAAAGCCCGAACTCAACGAAATGCGCACTGAGCTGGATATGACTTCGAATGCGATCCGCAACGTAGGGGAAATCCAATTCGCCAAACACGACACAGTGCCGGCCAGCTTTTGCGATGCTCCGGAGGATGAAGGTCGCGTATTTCTCCACAAGGATTACGGGCTCTATATTTGCCGTGAGCAAAAAGCGCAGACCGTGGCTGACACCGGCAACACAGACCTCGTTCGCACCACAGCGCTTGCGGCAAACGGCGACCGATTCAAAAAGCCCAAGTGTCCTGAAGGAACTAACACCACACCTGCCATCTTTGTAAGCCCAACAATCGTTGCCGAAGGAGCGCTGGCAAAGCCAATGGTCACATTCCAATCGTGGGCACTGGATTTAGGCGACGAATGGGAAGTGAAACTCCGAGTCAAAACCGACGAGGAAGAAGGCTATCAATTCCCGACTTCCAACTATGCCCGAATGAACGTGCAGACTTACTGCGCCAAAGACACCAACGACTAA
- the pilM gene encoding type IV pilus biogenesis protein PilM encodes MKALAVFAVLLGAIALYSLQPQLGQSDESAQTIATNYVVYRNAAITYAVNNPVTTGTLTPAMLGLPSDWRALRIWQNRVEGNTLYVYGTASSQEIVAVQNILKGSFAVGVNQNNHLVTSHGTCVALPSFIPEGNLTTVISVR; translated from the coding sequence ATGAAAGCTCTGGCTGTTTTTGCAGTGCTTCTCGGTGCTATTGCTTTGTATTCGCTGCAACCGCAACTCGGTCAAAGTGATGAATCTGCACAGACTATAGCGACAAATTACGTCGTCTACCGCAATGCAGCAATTACGTACGCAGTAAACAATCCAGTAACCACCGGAACACTCACACCAGCCATGCTCGGCCTGCCATCTGATTGGCGGGCCTTGCGGATCTGGCAAAACCGCGTCGAGGGAAACACGCTCTATGTATACGGCACAGCAAGCTCACAAGAAATCGTTGCCGTACAAAACATTCTCAAAGGAAGTTTTGCAGTAGGCGTAAACCAGAACAACCACCTTGTAACAAGTCACGGCACATGTGTTGCCCTTCCATCATTCATTCCTGAAGGCAACCTCACAACCGTGATCAGCGTAAGATAG
- a CDS encoding ATPase, T2SS/T4P/T4SS family, translating into MRLSDLTFSSILVFGSEQIVVLGEQEQIPMDHDDTEFLEDVAQLIAAIDEKRSMPPELRSFTVPVEKYNYNIIAAKEGVFSISRGEAALVDPNEKPLTLNELEFSDILLNNGSGTYLRGLRGFGRQVLPSPSEFQEEIDELRAQVNSEFAKHKRHSFRINFKGRSYRVAVFDGIASGNGHAFSLRKGMDTIPDFYSLGLPEPIAEWLTDANQKKGLILFSGAQASGKTTSAASCISKRLVKFGGHALSIEMPAEMPLSGMHGEHGTCWQCDLDSEADLPAVLQVSHRSTADIIYIGEVLGSTTASELLQVSLSSSHQLIFSTIHGNGVVAALDRLLTWAKETTGEAAALNLSECLLGVIHQELIPTDNGGWKLDVPEFLLLPNTNSQRAKSARALIKDGNLKALHDVIKSQRSVVLYQGVENL; encoded by the coding sequence ATGCGTCTTAGTGACTTAACCTTTTCCAGCATTCTTGTTTTCGGTTCAGAACAAATTGTTGTCCTGGGCGAACAAGAACAGATCCCAATGGATCACGATGACACAGAGTTTCTCGAAGATGTGGCACAACTCATCGCAGCTATCGATGAAAAGCGCTCTATGCCCCCTGAATTACGTTCATTCACTGTTCCTGTTGAAAAGTACAACTACAATATCATCGCTGCAAAAGAAGGTGTGTTCTCAATCTCCAGAGGTGAAGCTGCGCTTGTAGACCCGAACGAAAAGCCGCTGACGCTCAATGAGCTTGAGTTTTCAGACATCCTGCTCAACAACGGAAGCGGAACCTATTTGCGCGGGTTACGAGGCTTCGGGCGACAAGTGCTGCCTTCACCAAGTGAGTTTCAGGAAGAGATCGACGAGCTGCGTGCTCAGGTGAATAGCGAGTTTGCAAAGCACAAGCGTCATTCCTTCCGGATCAACTTCAAAGGCCGCTCATACCGCGTTGCTGTGTTTGACGGAATTGCCTCCGGAAACGGACATGCTTTCTCTTTAAGGAAAGGTATGGACACCATTCCAGACTTCTACAGTCTCGGGCTTCCAGAGCCTATTGCTGAATGGCTTACAGATGCCAACCAGAAAAAGGGACTAATCCTTTTCTCCGGCGCACAAGCTTCCGGCAAAACAACATCGGCTGCCTCATGCATTTCAAAACGTCTCGTTAAGTTCGGCGGCCATGCCCTGAGTATCGAAATGCCCGCTGAAATGCCGTTAAGCGGAATGCACGGCGAACATGGTACTTGCTGGCAGTGCGACCTAGACAGTGAAGCGGACCTTCCTGCTGTTCTTCAGGTCTCACATCGCTCTACAGCAGACATCATCTACATCGGTGAGGTACTCGGAAGCACGACCGCAAGTGAGTTGTTGCAGGTAAGTCTCAGCTCAAGTCACCAGCTCATTTTCAGCACCATTCACGGAAACGGCGTTGTGGCTGCTCTTGATCGCCTCCTCACATGGGCAAAGGAAACGACCGGTGAGGCAGCTGCGCTCAACCTTTCCGAATGCCTTCTTGGAGTCATCCATCAAGAGCTAATCCCGACAGATAACGGAGGATGGAAACTCGATGTTCCGGAATTCCTTCTATTGCCCAACACAAACTCCCAGCGTGCAAAGTCTGCCCGAGCCCTCATCAAGGACGGAAATCTCAAAGCGCTTCATGATGTGATCAAGTCACAACGCAGCGTTGTCCTGTATCAAGGAGTAGAAAACCTATGA
- a CDS encoding type 4 pilus major pilin produces the protein MNTQETTTHNTPNLPPHLKKQGGWAMADMLGATLFSLIMLAGVGLLFSNLYENNNLADTEQALSTLRMEIKQLYTSSPDYAGLTTASAKTSGIIPKKMEKSNGIRNVWNGAVTVEAGVNPNTFVIGLAEVPQGACTKLATYQSGSWVEVKVNGSTLNQNSIVSEAAAQCTNTNTLTFTSN, from the coding sequence ATGAATACTCAAGAAACGACTACTCACAACACCCCAAACCTTCCTCCACATCTTAAAAAACAAGGCGGCTGGGCAATGGCCGACATGCTGGGAGCAACCCTGTTTTCTCTCATCATGCTTGCCGGCGTCGGACTTCTCTTCAGTAACCTGTACGAAAACAACAACCTCGCAGACACAGAACAGGCCCTCTCCACTCTTCGTATGGAGATTAAGCAGCTCTACACCTCATCTCCGGATTATGCGGGACTGACAACTGCTAGCGCCAAAACCTCCGGCATCATTCCAAAGAAAATGGAGAAAAGTAACGGTATTCGCAACGTCTGGAACGGTGCTGTGACAGTTGAAGCCGGCGTTAACCCGAACACCTTTGTAATCGGACTTGCAGAAGTCCCTCAAGGAGCATGCACCAAGCTTGCCACTTACCAGAGCGGCTCATGGGTCGAGGTCAAAGTTAACGGCTCCACCCTCAACCAGAACAGCATTGTTTCAGAAGCAGCAGCGCAGTGCACAAACACTAACACCCTTACTTTCACCTCTAACTAA
- a CDS encoding type II secretion system F family protein has translation MFAQSDKMRIISALFFSGKVRRKFYLKLAAMTENGLSLNDALETMHERLARKSNPQQMIFSEALLRMQGGGSLADAFYGFIPDAEYMLIKSGVDGGDLPHALELTCGLIEAKQKIVKAIIEALSYPILLCSLLLVFMLVLAHYVVPQLSLIVDPASWRGAAATLYSAALFIGSPSGGLLLCSVAGSLASILSTFPYFTGKLRIKCDKLPPWSLYRLIQGSIWLFTLATMLKANVQLSVVLDDMLESSKRNKWLKERVYAFRAQLNLGKSLGEALDDSGFEFPDKEIVEDLVIYSTLPGFDARLYSIAQQWLTEGIDHIKGQCKILNYALLFQILAVLCSIALAVSSLQQQLSPSVQY, from the coding sequence ATGTTTGCCCAGTCTGACAAAATGCGCATCATCTCCGCCCTGTTCTTTTCCGGAAAAGTTCGCCGTAAGTTTTACCTAAAACTTGCTGCGATGACTGAGAACGGACTGAGCCTAAACGATGCCCTCGAAACCATGCATGAGCGGCTTGCCCGAAAAAGTAATCCACAACAGATGATCTTCTCTGAAGCGCTTCTGCGTATGCAGGGTGGCGGCTCTCTGGCTGACGCTTTCTATGGTTTCATTCCTGATGCAGAATACATGCTGATTAAAAGTGGTGTGGACGGTGGCGATCTGCCTCATGCTCTTGAGCTGACCTGCGGGTTGATTGAAGCAAAGCAAAAAATTGTCAAAGCCATTATCGAAGCACTGAGCTATCCGATCCTGCTTTGTTCCCTATTACTCGTTTTCATGCTGGTTCTTGCGCACTACGTTGTCCCGCAGCTTTCGCTCATCGTAGATCCTGCGAGCTGGCGCGGTGCAGCAGCCACTCTCTACTCAGCTGCCTTGTTTATCGGCTCGCCGTCAGGGGGCTTATTGTTGTGTAGTGTAGCCGGCTCTCTGGCATCCATTTTGAGCACCTTTCCGTACTTCACTGGAAAACTCAGAATTAAATGCGACAAGCTCCCGCCGTGGTCACTCTACAGGTTGATTCAAGGATCTATCTGGCTTTTCACGTTAGCCACTATGCTCAAAGCAAACGTGCAGCTCTCTGTTGTTCTGGATGACATGCTGGAATCCAGCAAGCGAAACAAATGGCTTAAAGAACGCGTCTATGCGTTTCGCGCACAGCTTAATCTCGGCAAAAGTCTCGGCGAAGCACTGGACGACAGCGGTTTTGAGTTTCCGGACAAAGAAATCGTCGAAGATCTTGTCATCTACTCCACACTTCCTGGCTTTGATGCCCGTCTTTACTCCATTGCACAGCAGTGGCTCACAGAAGGCATCGACCACATTAAAGGGCAATGCAAAATTCTCAACTATGCCCTTCTCTTCCAAATCCTTGCTGTGCTTTGCAGCATCGCACTCGCAGTTTCATCCCTTCAACAACAACTTAGTCCTTCAGTTCAATACTAG
- a CDS encoding ATPase, T2SS/T4P/T4SS family: MNSAMPENLKGTVIIVDGVVHISDSLAKDDHELLSYLSFAARKGFTENKWHSIKEFAELYKKNKKAVSESEVQNMAVNILQDAREVGASDIHIADYGAFTTIQFRRMGMLEEREQLPEGVGHKLLSSMYTTMTEGADSNFSKTERQDATLKSEFLPADVQSVRLHTEPLQAEMAKDKQGTFMAMRLLYDVTEATGTLEERMRTLGYTEQHIEIFKYLSTRSGCVIFSGPTGSGKTTAMKHVMESIAAENRDKSYMSLEDPPEFTMNLVKQIRLVSDYTDEAKRAVLFRAALGGMMRSDIDGLMIGEMRYPEVVMAVLRAAQTGHSIWTSTHASSALNIITLLSTMLTDYGIAQPRNYLCDHSICSGLINQRLVPVLCEHCKRPFTEIVKLPENDPERLRILPRGVFNRMLEVIDTDKLENVYFKGNGCEHCDNMGIVSQTVVAEVIATDYIMLEHLRKNDFIGAHKHWINEQNGKSYVGHALDLISEGKVDPTAVEKKLGVPLNYDKAFGHYSFNAEDLNRMSGAGGK; encoded by the coding sequence ATGAACTCCGCAATGCCTGAAAACCTCAAAGGAACCGTCATCATCGTTGATGGTGTGGTGCATATTTCCGACTCGCTGGCCAAAGACGACCACGAGCTGCTCTCCTACCTCAGCTTTGCAGCTCGCAAAGGCTTTACGGAAAACAAGTGGCACTCCATCAAGGAATTTGCCGAGCTCTACAAGAAAAATAAGAAGGCCGTCAGTGAAAGTGAGGTTCAGAACATGGCCGTTAATATTCTGCAAGATGCCCGTGAGGTCGGTGCATCCGACATTCACATTGCCGATTATGGCGCATTCACCACAATCCAGTTCCGTAGAATGGGAATGCTCGAAGAACGCGAACAGCTTCCGGAAGGCGTGGGTCATAAGCTTTTAAGCTCGATGTACACCACCATGACTGAGGGAGCTGATTCCAACTTCAGTAAAACTGAGCGACAGGACGCCACACTCAAAAGTGAATTTTTGCCGGCTGATGTCCAGTCTGTTCGTCTGCACACTGAGCCGCTTCAAGCTGAAATGGCAAAAGACAAGCAAGGCACATTCATGGCTATGCGCCTCTTGTACGACGTTACAGAAGCAACAGGTACACTTGAAGAACGTATGCGAACTCTCGGTTACACCGAGCAACATATTGAAATCTTCAAGTACCTCTCAACCCGTTCGGGATGCGTGATCTTCTCCGGCCCTACTGGTTCCGGTAAAACCACTGCTATGAAACATGTCATGGAGAGCATTGCCGCTGAGAACAGAGACAAGTCTTACATGTCTCTGGAAGATCCGCCGGAATTCACCATGAACCTCGTGAAGCAGATCCGTCTTGTCAGTGACTACACAGATGAAGCAAAGCGTGCTGTTCTCTTCAGGGCTGCCCTTGGCGGCATGATGCGCTCAGACATCGACGGCTTGATGATCGGCGAAATGCGTTATCCGGAAGTCGTCATGGCCGTTCTGCGAGCTGCGCAGACAGGTCACAGCATTTGGACATCCACCCACGCATCAAGCGCGCTGAACATCATTACACTGCTGTCGACAATGCTCACTGACTACGGCATTGCCCAGCCAAGAAACTACCTTTGTGATCATTCTATTTGCTCCGGACTCATCAACCAACGTCTGGTGCCTGTGCTTTGCGAGCACTGCAAACGTCCGTTCACAGAGATCGTGAAACTACCGGAGAATGATCCAGAGCGCCTGCGCATCCTTCCCCGTGGTGTTTTTAACCGCATGTTGGAAGTCATCGACACCGACAAGCTTGAAAACGTCTACTTCAAAGGTAATGGCTGCGAGCACTGCGACAACATGGGAATCGTCAGTCAGACTGTTGTGGCTGAAGTCATTGCAACCGATTACATCATGCTCGAGCACCTGCGTAAAAATGACTTCATCGGCGCACATAAACATTGGATCAACGAACAGAACGGTAAGTCCTACGTCGGGCACGCTCTTGATCTCATTAGTGAAGGAAAAGTGGACCCGACAGCCGTTGAAAAGAAACTCGGCGTTCCGCTTAACTACGACAAAGCATTTGGGCACTACAGCTTCAACGCAGAGGACTTGAACCGCATGTCCGGTGCCGGAGGCAAATAA